One Narcine bancroftii isolate sNarBan1 chromosome 3, sNarBan1.hap1, whole genome shotgun sequence DNA window includes the following coding sequences:
- the LOC138756878 gene encoding PDZ domain-containing protein 4-like produces MRRSPRTRMAASAQDPQLVDNGTQTEITFEHVMALSKVRPPSPPPIVLEPYVLSDLPPLVHDFDEANDYLDSGHHEVDRAVVDLEYEEVELYKERHQEKLGLTVCYRTDDENDTGIYIGEINPNGIAAKDGRIRTGDRIVQINGVEVQNRGEAVAILTREDSTNVSLLLARPEMELDEGWMEERGEGMDSCSREIGEISQPGIARDTRDVPAKHVSARGRANFMKAREVDHNDVQSEGAQTEGRGAAPPIREAVSAWPCMTRWRDMAAREWGQGNEMGGHRDVSAATADRAEGLGKAISTAKGLGPKMSAVGLLPLMDTTRLVEFHQHLLSWDGALDLLLSPAPLPLHSTIPCLFKFVLAPHSLRGPFLDPTPKGIVPVTDSGHSPGTSRAKPSPTIESIYREFCRQGAAAIIKNPAHALFSLLPSEERSRGPWDLYPPGSGTAAPPLPSDSSTTNSIRDSFKDQCGFPAGLQFQTTALSTAVEWISHWPPVSDFGSVHHSSVDLPPAARFSSRSISLTMCLMQALNTIGSSPDHFYQLILIPLLLPLQKEEEVVSARALCNSQELDSGVGRTDESTRNEESSEHDILAEEQWPGAGHTTPGSRRKAQAQAEGREGERLPGLTEEECLRYRELLDLRRPPGRGQPGSLAAVLSEELGHLEFKCRQGLRAQKMRQLRMRGLTAWLAGDEEEEEELEEEGGGRNKMVTPLTKADPLRRSLGDITEERSDRDTTSAYNTGESCRSTPVLAEPTAELSPVCARFGSLDNRTRRPAAGGGGTPPATQRGLPRNRRHRSPVRQSERYRSCVQLCPPRDVAQAPEGRGEWRVKVRGGDGSRHAARRPVRDKLLKARALKIREERSGVTTDDDAVSEMKMGRYWSKEARKQHLARAREQRRRREFMIQSRMDCLKEQQQVSEGIVALSHKKTARRRNRRILDNWMTIQEMLAHGTRTADGKRVYNPLLSVTTV; encoded by the exons ATGCGGCGCAGTCCGAGGACAAGAATGGCAGCCTCGGCCCAAGACCCTCAGCTGGTGGACAACGGCACTCAGACTGAGATCACCTTCGAGCATGTCATGGCACTGAGCAAAGTCCGACCGCCTTCGCCGCCCCCCATTGTCCTGGAGCCCTACGTTCTGTCTGACCT CCCTCCTCTGGTGCACGATTTCGATGAAGCCAATGACTACCTGGACAGTGGTCACCACGAAGTGGATCGGGCCGTCGTCGACCTGGAATATGAG GAAGTGGAGTTATACAAGGAAAGGCATCAGGAGAAGCTGGGGCTGACCGTGTGCTACCGCACAGACGACGAGAACGACACAGGCATTTACATCGGGGAG ATAAATCCCAATGGCATTGCAGCAAAGGATGGTCGAATACGGACGGGAGATCGTATTGTTCAG ATAAATGGAGTTGAggtccagaacagaggggaggccGTCGCCATCCTGACCCGAGAGGATAGCACCAATGTCTCCCTACTCCTGGCAAGACCAGAGATGGAG CTCGATGAAGGATGGatggaagagaggggagaaggaatGGATAGCTGCAGTCGAGAGATCGGGGAAATTTCACAGCCAGGGATCGCCAGAGACACCAGAGACGTCCCAGCCAAGCACGTGAGTGCCAGGGGCCGGGCCAA CttcatgaaagccagagaagtcgaccATAACGATGTCCAGTCAGAGGGTGCCCAGACTGAAGGAagaggtgctgctcctccaatccGCGAGGCAGTCTCAGCCTGGCCGTGCATGACACGATGGAGAGACATGGCGGCAAGGGAGTGGGGgcagggaaatgaaatgggtggccaccggGACGTCTCCGCTGCcacggcggacagagccgaggggcTTGGCAAAGCGATCTCCACagcg AAGgggctcgggcccaaaatgtcggcagtAGGTCTTCTACCTCTGATGGACACCACGAGACTGGTCGAGTTCCACCAGCACTTGCTGTCTTGGGATGGAGCCCTGGATCT GCTGCTGTCACCAGCTCCCCTCCCTCTACATTCCACCATCCCCTGCCTCTTCAAATTTGTTCTTGCACCTCACTCTCtccgaggacctttcctggaccccacaCCCAAGGGCATCGT ccctgtaacagatagtggacacagcccaggaacatcacgggcaaaaccttCCCCCACTATTGAAAGCATCTACAGGGAATTCTGCCGTCagggagcagcagcgatcatcaagaatccagcacatgccctgttctcgctgctgccatcagaagagAGGTCTCGAGGGCCATGGGATTTGTacccaccaggttctggaacagctgctccccctctaccatcagactcctcaacgacaaactcaataagggactcatttaaggat CAGTGTGGATTTCCCGCTGGCCTCCAATTTCAAACCACAGCTCTGTCCACCGCAGTAGAGTggatctcccactggccaccAGTTTCAGACTTTGGCTCTGTCCACCATAGTAGCGTGGATCTGCCACCAGCCGCCCGTTTCAGTTCCCGCTCAATCTCCTTGACGATGTGTCTCATGCAAG caTTGAATACCATCGGCAGTTCTCCAGACCATTTTTACCagctgattctgattcctctaCTTTTACCCTTacagaaggaggaggaggtggtctCTGCCCGGGCGTTGTGTAACAGCCAGGAGTTGGACAGCGGTGTGGGCCGCACGGACGAGAGCACGCGCAACGAGGAGAGTTCGGAGCATGACATCCTGGCTGAGGAGCAGTGGCCGGGCGCGGGCCACACCACACCGGGCAGCCGGAGGAAGGCTCAGGCTCAGGCCGAGGGCCGCGAGGGCGAGCGGCTGCCAGGCCTGACTGAGGAGGAGTGCCTACGCTACCGGGAGCTGCTGGATCTCCGGCGTCCACCGGGCCGCGGCCAGCCGGGTAGCCTGGCTGCCGTGCTGAGCGAGGAGCTGGGCCACCTGGAGTTCAAGTGCCGGCAAGGGCTGCGAGCGCAAAAGATGAGGCAGCTGCGGATGCGGGGCTTGACAGCCTGGCTGGCAGGggacgaggaggaggaggaggagttggaggaggaggggggtgggcggAACAAGATGGTGACACCCCTGACAAAGGCCGACCCACTCCGCCGCAGCCTGGGTGACATCACCGAGGAGCGCTCTGACCGCGACACCACGAGCGCCTACAACACAGGCGAGAGCTGCCGCAGCACGCCGGTGCTTGCCGAGCCTACCGCCGAACTCAGCCCAGTCTGCGCCCGCTTTGGGAGCCTGGACAACCGGACCCGGCGCCCGGCagcgggaggagggggaacaCCCCCCGCCACCCAGCGGGGCCTCCCCCGCAACCGCCGGCACCGCTCGCCCGTCCGGCAGAGCGAGCGGTACCGCAGCTGCGTCCAGCTTTGCCCTCCCCGTGACGTGGCCCAGGCCCCCGAGGGCCGTGGCGAGTGGCGAGTCAAGGTGCGCGGTGGCGATGGCTCCCGGCACGCGGCCAGGAGGCCCGTCAGGGACAAGCTGCTGAAGGCCCGGGCCCTGAAGATCCGCGAGGAACGCAGCGGCGTCACCACGGATGACGACGCCGTCAGCGAGATGAAGATGGGCCGCTACTGGAGCAAGGAGGCCAGAAAACAGCACCTAGCCAGGGCACGCGAGCAGAGACGACGGCGGGAGTTCATGATCCAGAGCCGAATGGACTGTCTGAAGGAGCAGCAGCAGGTCTCCGAGGGCATCGTGGCCCTGAGCCACAAGAAAACTGCCAGACGCCGCAATCGCCGGATCCTGGACAATTGGATGACCATCCAGGAGATGCTGGCTCATGGCACCCGGACTGCCGATGGCAAGAGGGTCTACAACCCACTCTTGTCCGTCACCACCGTCTGA